A single window of Cytobacillus dafuensis DNA harbors:
- a CDS encoding AAA family ATPase, translating into MFLKRITLLQNNIPSYSQYPFSIPSIKSMDEIILKKNVTFFVGDNGSGKTTLLEAIAEKCGFNTAGGGRNNSYEVHASVSSLGEFIRLSWMPKVTNGFFLRAESFYHFASHLDEVDDTGFRDYGGVSLHEQSHGESFLSLFLNRFKGEAIFLLDEPEAALSPQRQLSFMRIIRDLTQNEQAQFIIATHSPILLGFPDATILNFDKGEISEIGYEDTDHYQITKYFLQHRERFLAEIFSDEG; encoded by the coding sequence ATGTTTTTAAAAAGGATTACGCTTTTACAGAATAATATTCCATCCTATTCTCAATATCCTTTTTCCATTCCGAGCATTAAAAGTATGGATGAAATTATTTTGAAGAAGAATGTCACTTTTTTTGTTGGCGATAATGGATCGGGAAAAACAACTTTATTAGAAGCAATTGCCGAGAAATGCGGTTTCAATACAGCTGGGGGAGGGAGGAATAATTCGTATGAAGTTCATGCATCTGTTTCATCATTAGGTGAATTCATTCGTCTTTCATGGATGCCAAAGGTAACGAATGGCTTTTTTCTTCGTGCAGAATCCTTTTACCATTTCGCATCCCATTTGGATGAGGTGGATGATACCGGTTTTCGGGATTATGGAGGAGTGTCGCTGCACGAACAATCACATGGTGAATCTTTTCTCTCGCTTTTTTTAAATCGCTTTAAAGGCGAAGCAATTTTTCTGCTTGATGAGCCAGAGGCGGCTCTGTCGCCACAACGTCAACTATCCTTTATGAGAATTATTCGTGATTTAACACAGAACGAACAAGCGCAGTTTATCATTGCAACCCATTCACCTATTTTACTAGGGTTTCCTGATGCTACTATATTAAACTTCGATAAAGGAGAAATTTCTGAAATAGGGTATGAGGATACAGATCATTATCAAATAACAAAATATTTTCTGCAGCACCGTGAACGTTTTTTGGCAGAAATATTTAGCGATGAAGGTTAA
- a CDS encoding cell wall hydrolase, which yields MAVVKATNSDIDLLARLLRAEAEGEGEKGMMLVGNVGINRIRANCSDFKGLRTIPQMVYQPHAFEATTKGYFYQRARDTERRLARRSIKGEWQWPARYSLWYFRPPGNCPPTWYDQPLVDRFKLHCFYQPTAEECVNVYNTF from the coding sequence ATGGCTGTCGTAAAGGCAACTAATTCAGATATTGATTTATTAGCAAGATTGCTAAGGGCAGAGGCTGAAGGCGAAGGAGAAAAAGGAATGATGCTTGTTGGTAATGTTGGAATAAATCGAATTAGAGCAAATTGTTCTGACTTTAAAGGACTGCGAACAATTCCACAAATGGTCTATCAGCCACATGCATTTGAAGCGACAACAAAAGGTTACTTTTACCAGAGGGCTAGGGATACTGAGAGGCGCCTCGCTCGTCGGTCAATTAAAGGAGAATGGCAATGGCCTGCAAGATATTCTCTTTGGTATTTTAGACCGCCTGGAAATTGTCCTCCTACTTGGTATGATCAACCTTTAGTGGATCGCTTTAAACTTCATTGCTTTTATCAGCCTACTGCAGAAGAATGTGTGAATGTTTATAATACATTTTAA
- a CDS encoding MerR family transcriptional regulator yields MTSHFVKAYTIKEVSKILNVPPGTLRQWEKDLEGLLTIPRSKQGARFYTDDEIKLLDTIKQMRDKNLSKDMIRELLQRNLVSDTDSVPHITSLSPISNDIQTESEKDQAALFLLAMDTFKEQLINDVRNEIRTGIRKDVLEEVKKEVSKGSLHTVKSLSDSIYKANEKTKLEIHELSNHLHNASEQTSESLGTLTKRVAKASKGTSEQIRYLANRVTESSEAASEEFKTMIHYISSSAEVTHTEISALIETLNSDREIYIETINREREQYWDELNQREMMFQDMIVNFRSAAAAAEQKTKPWWKFWQ; encoded by the coding sequence ATGACAAGTCACTTCGTCAAAGCCTATACAATTAAAGAAGTATCAAAGATTCTCAACGTACCTCCAGGGACACTTCGGCAATGGGAAAAAGATTTAGAAGGATTACTTACAATCCCACGTTCGAAACAAGGTGCGCGTTTTTATACAGATGATGAAATAAAATTGCTGGATACCATTAAACAAATGCGTGATAAAAATTTAAGTAAAGATATGATCAGAGAGTTATTGCAAAGGAATCTCGTTTCGGATACTGACTCTGTCCCCCATATCACCTCATTATCACCTATTTCAAATGATATTCAAACAGAATCTGAAAAGGATCAAGCGGCTTTGTTCCTCTTGGCAATGGATACATTTAAAGAGCAATTAATTAATGACGTTAGAAATGAGATCCGTACAGGCATTCGAAAGGATGTGTTAGAGGAAGTGAAAAAAGAAGTTTCAAAAGGATCTTTACACACGGTGAAAAGCTTATCAGATTCCATTTATAAGGCAAATGAAAAAACAAAGCTTGAAATCCATGAGCTTTCCAACCATTTACATAACGCTTCGGAACAAACCTCTGAATCTCTCGGAACGTTGACAAAAAGGGTTGCGAAAGCCTCAAAAGGTACTTCCGAACAAATTCGTTATTTAGCGAATCGCGTTACAGAATCCTCTGAAGCCGCATCTGAAGAATTTAAGACCATGATCCATTATATATCTAGCTCTGCTGAAGTTACACATACTGAAATTAGTGCTCTTATCGAAACATTAAACTCAGACAGAGAAATATATATTGAAACGATAAACCGCGAACGAGAACAATATTGGGATGAGCTTAATCAAAGAGAAATGATGTTCCAAGACATGATTGTTAATTTTCGAAGTGCCGCAGCTGCTGCAGAACAAAAAACGAAGCCATGGTGGAAATTTTGGCAATAA
- the speD gene encoding adenosylmethionine decarboxylase has protein sequence MNLTPEQRIELHGFNNLTKTLSFNMYDICFTKTKEEREAYIEYIDEEYSAERLTKILKSVADIIGAHVLNISQQDYVPQGASVTMLVSEGPVVEVPTESFNESPGPLPESVVMQLDKSHITVHTYPEFHPSEGISTFRADIDVSTCGEISPLKALNFLIHSFDTDIMTIDYRVRGFTRDKNGHKLFIDHNISSIQNYIPDEIKNEFDMIDVNIYQSNIFHTKCRIRYFDLNNYLFGYTKDKLKPHELEEITERLTTEMDEIFYGTNIK, from the coding sequence TTGAATTTAACTCCAGAACAAAGAATTGAACTGCATGGTTTTAATAATTTGACAAAGACATTAAGCTTCAATATGTACGATATTTGTTTTACGAAAACGAAGGAAGAGCGAGAAGCGTACATCGAATATATAGATGAGGAATACAGCGCAGAAAGATTAACGAAAATATTAAAGAGCGTTGCGGATATTATTGGAGCACACGTTCTGAATATTTCACAGCAGGACTATGTTCCACAAGGTGCAAGTGTAACGATGCTTGTTTCTGAAGGGCCGGTTGTTGAAGTTCCAACTGAATCCTTTAATGAATCTCCTGGTCCACTGCCTGAATCCGTTGTGATGCAGCTAGACAAAAGTCATATCACGGTCCATACCTATCCTGAATTTCACCCTTCTGAAGGAATAAGTACTTTTAGAGCTGATATCGATGTATCAACATGTGGAGAAATTTCACCATTAAAGGCGTTAAATTTTTTAATTCATTCATTTGATACAGATATTATGACAATTGATTATCGGGTTCGCGGCTTTACAAGGGATAAGAATGGACATAAGCTTTTTATTGATCATAACATAAGCTCCATTCAAAATTATATTCCAGATGAGATAAAAAACGAATTCGATATGATTGATGTTAATATATATCAGTCAAATATTTTTCATACGAAATGTAGAATCAGATATTTTGATTTGAATAATTATTTATTTGGGTATACAAAAGATAAGCTAAAACCTCATGAGTTAGAGGAAATTACAGAACGTCTAACAACAGAAATGGACGAGATTTTTTATGGGACAAATATTAAATAA
- a CDS encoding CAP domain-containing protein: MRKIFRTLFLMLLLFISWPFIEKQIEKTEYDPILQNMKMEIQSITENPHVSAAIDTISTTIHELTGKIKSLPKNEDGNESNQVKQQDLAVPTDQVFSVYNIILGESKEEVEKQLGAPQRSSMNEYGTNWYAYHDHYHNFMMVSYDSKNKVDGLFTNQDLISSANGIKLGTPKEMVYQQLGKPLNEIRKGLVFYKFENNRDYDVFKIDNSYITIFYDKHKNNTVTAIQVIDEDLEQNKKGFYSEESKQLKEGFEYQLFDLTNADRVKNNLPALKWDDHVKETARKHSNDMAEKNYFSHTNLEGQSPFDRMSEDDIFFTVAGENLATGQFSSIFAHEGLMNSLGHRENILRPEYELLGVGVSFNDESQPYYTENFIKK, encoded by the coding sequence TTGAGGAAAATATTTAGAACATTATTTTTAATGCTCCTTTTATTTATTTCATGGCCTTTTATTGAAAAACAAATTGAAAAAACGGAGTACGATCCTATATTGCAAAACATGAAAATGGAGATTCAATCAATAACAGAAAATCCTCATGTTTCTGCAGCAATCGATACGATATCCACAACAATTCATGAGCTTACAGGGAAAATTAAAAGTCTCCCTAAAAATGAAGACGGGAATGAAAGCAATCAAGTTAAACAGCAAGATTTGGCTGTACCAACTGACCAGGTTTTTTCTGTCTATAATATTATTCTTGGAGAAAGTAAAGAAGAAGTTGAAAAGCAGCTAGGAGCACCTCAACGGTCATCAATGAATGAATATGGAACGAACTGGTATGCTTATCATGATCATTATCACAACTTTATGATGGTTTCTTATGATTCGAAAAATAAAGTTGATGGATTATTTACAAATCAGGACTTAATTTCTTCTGCAAACGGCATAAAGCTTGGAACCCCCAAGGAAATGGTTTATCAACAGCTTGGAAAGCCTTTAAACGAAATACGAAAAGGTCTTGTTTTTTATAAATTCGAGAATAATCGGGATTACGATGTTTTCAAGATAGACAACAGCTATATTACTATTTTTTACGACAAACACAAAAATAATACGGTTACAGCCATTCAAGTCATTGATGAGGATCTTGAACAAAACAAGAAAGGTTTTTATTCAGAAGAAAGTAAACAATTAAAGGAAGGCTTTGAATATCAACTATTTGATCTAACGAATGCAGACCGGGTCAAAAATAATCTCCCTGCATTAAAATGGGATGATCATGTTAAAGAAACTGCACGAAAGCATAGTAATGATATGGCTGAGAAAAACTATTTTTCCCACACAAATTTAGAAGGTCAATCACCATTTGACCGAATGAGTGAGGATGATATTTTCTTTACAGTAGCAGGAGAAAATCTTGCCACAGGTCAATTTAGCAGCATCTTTGCCCATGAAGGATTGATGAACTCACTCGGCCACCGTGAAAATATACTCAGGCCGGAATATGAGTTATTAGGTGTCGGTGTTTCCTTTAACGATGAATCTCAACCATATTATACTGAAAACTTCATTAAAAAATGA
- a CDS encoding CNNM domain-containing protein, giving the protein MVIAIVFFMIMSFFLSGSETALTAVNKMKLKSRADHHDIKSKKLLKLVSKPDELISAILIGNNIANIMLPTLVTVIAIKYGFNVGVATGILTVVLIIFCEVLPKSIAASLPEKIAYTVFPIIRVLVFILKPLTFLLSKFTSKIIKLFAKNVNNTVSVSKEELMTLVDIATNEGTFRNEETIRIKGVIDFNRLYVHDVLKTPRMDIEGIPYDSTFDEVREIILNHNYSRYPIYKENLDHIVGVFHAKQLLAWSVEPNNKMEEFADNNPIFVFEFHSIEKVYKLMMRERKHLAIVLDEYGGTKGIISLEDIIEAMLGQEIEDETDEDTEYRDVKSPLLELKEKEKL; this is encoded by the coding sequence TTGGTTATTGCAATTGTGTTTTTTATGATTATGTCCTTTTTTTTATCTGGAAGTGAAACGGCTTTAACAGCAGTTAATAAAATGAAGTTAAAGTCAAGAGCTGATCATCATGATATTAAATCTAAAAAGCTTTTAAAACTTGTTTCAAAGCCGGATGAGCTCATTTCAGCTATTTTGATTGGAAATAATATAGCGAATATTATGCTTCCAACTTTAGTTACAGTTATTGCGATTAAGTATGGGTTCAATGTCGGTGTGGCGACAGGTATATTAACCGTTGTCCTGATTATTTTTTGTGAAGTTCTGCCAAAGTCAATTGCAGCCTCATTACCAGAAAAAATTGCTTATACTGTGTTCCCAATCATTCGAGTTCTAGTATTTATTTTAAAACCATTAACCTTTTTATTATCAAAGTTCACGAGCAAGATTATTAAGCTCTTTGCAAAAAATGTGAATAATACGGTCTCTGTTTCAAAGGAAGAATTAATGACATTGGTAGATATTGCGACAAATGAAGGGACATTTAGAAATGAAGAAACCATTAGAATCAAAGGAGTTATCGATTTTAATCGTTTATATGTTCATGATGTCCTTAAAACACCGAGAATGGATATTGAAGGGATTCCTTACGATTCGACGTTTGATGAAGTTAGGGAAATTATATTAAATCATAATTATTCTAGGTATCCTATATATAAAGAGAATTTGGATCATATTGTCGGCGTTTTTCATGCAAAACAATTACTCGCTTGGTCAGTGGAACCAAATAATAAAATGGAAGAATTCGCAGACAATAATCCAATTTTTGTTTTCGAATTTCATTCTATTGAAAAGGTTTATAAATTAATGATGAGAGAAAGGAAACATCTTGCCATTGTTCTTGATGAATATGGTGGTACAAAAGGGATCATTAGCCTTGAAGATATTATAGAAGCGATGCTTGGCCAGGAAATTGAGGATGAAACCGATGAAGACACAGAATATCGGGATGTAAAATCACCATTATTAGAGTTGAAGGAAAAAGAGAAATTATAA
- a CDS encoding sensor histidine kinase, with amino-acid sequence MKSLRNRLAIHFSLQFILLTIVIVITFVVLFTLLLQFIMNEELKRNFPLGALDAIYTATNVTEDKVEFHEKLKVHLEKMGFWVQVINNEGDVIGSHNTPSKLPNHYTVNEIMQIENTKQFQGFYIYSQLDTTYEKPFLFFLGYKNNHLDMLQNWFFTFSQSGLIKESQVIGLEKELASIHGSLQVLNENGDVIQSIGEEMKEEKYEPLDVLIRSQAPGINENDSVVYNDSASGNTWILQFPRNGDGLSSGSFLGDFIRVFIIIGAAFLVVTVGISIWHGFRYGQPLLIFSGWLERMGHGLYDEVLTEKERKKIFRKNGKVRIKYRLYKEVFNAFYQMAEKLASAEKERNRLEKTREEWMTGISHDLRTPLSTIEGYGHLLESGQYTWTEDELKDMGKMIREKGDYMTDLLDDFTLTFQLKNNSLPHSFTKSNVNELVRANILKFVNDMTLQDTRFSFQGTEKEVSILADQRWFERMIDNLIFNAIKHNPPGTEISVSLENAGDSVCILIADNGMGIDEETIEHLFDRYYRGTNTDESSKGAGLGMSIAKAIAELHHGTIIVQSKKNMGTTIKLSFPII; translated from the coding sequence TTGAAATCTTTACGGAATAGACTAGCGATCCATTTTTCACTTCAGTTCATTCTCTTAACGATTGTCATTGTTATCACGTTTGTCGTGCTTTTTACATTATTATTACAATTTATTATGAATGAAGAATTAAAGCGTAATTTCCCTTTGGGAGCTCTTGATGCGATATATACGGCAACAAATGTGACTGAAGACAAAGTAGAATTCCATGAAAAGTTGAAAGTACATTTAGAGAAAATGGGTTTTTGGGTACAAGTAATTAATAATGAAGGGGATGTAATTGGATCTCATAATACTCCGAGCAAGCTGCCTAACCACTATACGGTTAATGAAATCATGCAGATCGAAAATACTAAACAATTTCAAGGGTTTTATATTTATTCTCAGCTTGATACCACATATGAGAAACCATTTCTATTTTTTCTTGGTTACAAAAATAATCATTTAGATATGCTACAAAACTGGTTTTTTACATTTAGTCAAAGTGGTCTAATCAAAGAAAGCCAAGTAATAGGGCTTGAGAAGGAGCTTGCTTCTATTCATGGATCACTCCAAGTATTAAATGAAAATGGCGATGTCATACAATCTATTGGAGAAGAAATGAAAGAAGAGAAGTACGAGCCTTTAGATGTACTAATAAGAAGTCAAGCCCCAGGAATAAATGAAAATGACAGTGTTGTTTATAACGATTCTGCTTCAGGAAATACATGGATACTGCAATTTCCTAGGAACGGAGACGGTTTAAGCAGTGGTTCGTTTCTTGGTGATTTCATTCGTGTTTTCATCATTATAGGAGCTGCTTTCCTCGTAGTAACCGTTGGTATATCTATTTGGCATGGATTCCGTTACGGACAGCCACTACTAATCTTCTCTGGATGGCTCGAAAGAATGGGACACGGCTTATATGACGAGGTTCTAACTGAGAAGGAGCGTAAGAAGATTTTCCGTAAAAATGGGAAGGTACGAATTAAATATCGACTCTATAAGGAAGTCTTTAATGCTTTTTATCAAATGGCAGAAAAGCTTGCCTCTGCAGAAAAGGAGAGAAATCGTTTAGAAAAAACAAGAGAAGAATGGATGACAGGGATATCACATGATTTACGAACACCACTTTCCACCATTGAAGGATACGGTCATTTGCTTGAAAGCGGTCAATACACATGGACGGAAGATGAATTGAAGGATATGGGGAAAATGATTCGAGAAAAAGGGGATTATATGACAGATTTGCTAGATGATTTTACCCTAACCTTCCAGCTGAAAAATAACTCACTGCCACATTCTTTTACTAAAAGCAATGTGAACGAGCTTGTAAGAGCTAATATTTTGAAATTTGTAAATGATATGACTCTCCAAGATACAAGATTTTCTTTTCAAGGCACAGAAAAAGAGGTTAGTATCCTAGCCGATCAGCGCTGGTTTGAGCGGATGATTGATAACCTCATCTTCAACGCGATAAAACATAATCCACCAGGAACAGAGATTTCGGTATCATTAGAAAATGCAGGAGATTCTGTTTGCATTTTGATCGCAGATAATGGTATGGGGATAGATGAAGAAACAATTGAGCATTTATTTGATCGGTATTATAGAGGGACTAACACGGATGAAAGCTCAAAAGGAGCTGGCTTAGGTATGAGCATTGCCAAAGCCATTGCTGAGCTTCATCATGGCACGATTATCGTGCAATCCAAAAAGAATATGGGTACGACAATTAAGTTGTCATTCCCAATTATTTGA
- a CDS encoding response regulator transcription factor gives MENTKILIVDDEKSIVKMLETVLKKEGFQKIHTAYTANEALQCIEENEVDMILLDVMLPDQSGFDLCPKIREKTNAYILFLTARVSDLDVLTGFAIGGDDYITKPFNPLEIAARIKARLRRRSQVSGGTIIKKDDKARYDFGHFVLDEEAGELLVNGKLIPCPAQVFLLLQYFCKHPNIVFSKTQLLEAVWGFDSFVDDNTVTVHIRRIRERIEEDPSRPYYLQTVRGLGYKLVKEREN, from the coding sequence ATGGAAAATACGAAAATATTAATTGTCGATGATGAGAAATCCATCGTGAAAATGCTGGAAACAGTTTTAAAAAAAGAAGGCTTTCAAAAAATACACACAGCTTATACGGCAAACGAGGCTTTGCAATGTATTGAAGAGAATGAAGTTGATATGATCCTCCTCGATGTCATGCTGCCTGATCAAAGCGGTTTTGATCTATGTCCAAAAATAAGAGAAAAAACGAATGCATATATTTTATTTTTAACTGCGAGGGTATCCGATCTAGATGTCTTAACTGGGTTTGCGATTGGCGGGGATGATTATATCACGAAACCATTTAATCCATTGGAAATTGCTGCGAGAATTAAAGCCAGACTGAGGAGAAGAAGTCAAGTATCTGGAGGGACAATCATCAAGAAGGATGATAAAGCAAGGTATGATTTCGGTCATTTTGTCCTGGATGAGGAAGCAGGTGAATTACTTGTGAATGGAAAACTGATTCCATGTCCAGCCCAAGTCTTTCTTCTCCTGCAATATTTTTGTAAGCATCCGAATATTGTATTTTCAAAGACACAGCTCCTTGAGGCTGTCTGGGGCTTCGATAGTTTTGTAGATGATAATACAGTTACCGTACATATTAGAAGAATAAGAGAACGAATTGAAGAAGATCCAAGTAGGCCGTATTATTTACAAACTGTTCGTGGACTTGGATATAAGCTCGTTAAGGAGAGAGAAAATTGA
- a CDS encoding DUF418 domain-containing protein — MNTQNQRIQVVDAIRGFSLLGILIANMLIFQYGIMGKDEMDFYSVSAFDKGVHTFLKIAVEGSFMPIFAFLFGYSLIKMKESLEAKGLKPKRNLARRYILLIILGALHSTFLWEGDILLSYGIMGFFLLMFMNRKKKTLVIWGIILLILTSFMGLGMKEPVPLEDETRMAEYVKDTYAVYGSGTYEEIKYHRNNVDPLGLPDYIYLIMFIIMPFVTAPLFLFGMYAAKNQEFHDVKNKSKFYFKYGIMITILGLLMKGGVYLFPDLGWLGMLNMLGANILSLGYICLFASIYSLMHNSLLFKAFESVGKLSLSNYLLQTVICTTIFYSYGFGLFGKLGVLYGVLLSLFIYGCQLIMSYWYLKIFKTGPVEKLMRICTYLTLSGRPKVKKQPDETYVRIV, encoded by the coding sequence ATGAATACACAAAACCAACGAATACAAGTTGTAGACGCAATTAGAGGGTTTAGTCTTTTAGGGATATTGATCGCTAATATGCTTATTTTTCAATATGGAATCATGGGAAAAGATGAGATGGATTTCTATTCAGTATCGGCATTTGATAAAGGAGTCCATACATTTTTAAAAATTGCTGTCGAAGGAAGCTTTATGCCCATATTTGCTTTTCTATTTGGCTACTCATTAATAAAAATGAAAGAAAGTCTGGAAGCAAAGGGGTTAAAACCAAAAAGAAATCTTGCACGCAGATATATTCTGCTAATCATTTTGGGTGCACTTCACAGTACTTTTTTATGGGAAGGAGATATTTTGCTCTCCTATGGAATAATGGGTTTTTTCCTCCTTATGTTTATGAATCGAAAGAAGAAAACACTTGTAATCTGGGGAATTATTCTTCTGATCTTAACTTCATTCATGGGTCTTGGCATGAAGGAACCTGTACCATTGGAAGATGAAACAAGAATGGCTGAATACGTAAAGGACACGTATGCAGTATACGGAAGTGGAACTTATGAAGAAATTAAGTATCATCGCAATAATGTAGATCCATTAGGACTTCCAGATTATATTTATTTAATAATGTTCATCATTATGCCGTTTGTAACAGCCCCACTGTTTTTATTCGGGATGTATGCTGCAAAAAATCAGGAATTTCATGATGTGAAAAATAAGTCAAAGTTTTATTTTAAGTATGGAATAATGATTACAATTCTTGGATTGCTGATGAAAGGCGGAGTATATTTATTCCCTGATCTAGGCTGGTTAGGCATGTTAAACATGCTTGGCGCAAATATTTTATCACTCGGGTATATCTGTTTATTTGCATCTATTTATTCACTTATGCATAACTCTCTACTATTTAAGGCATTTGAATCTGTCGGAAAACTGTCACTGTCTAATTACCTTTTGCAAACTGTAATCTGTACAACAATATTTTATAGCTATGGCTTTGGTCTCTTTGGAAAACTCGGTGTGCTCTACGGTGTGCTTTTATCTCTCTTCATTTATGGATGCCAGCTAATTATGAGTTATTGGTATTTAAAAATATTTAAAACGGGTCCAGTTGAAAAATTAATGAGAATTTGTACGTATTTAACATTAAGCGGTAGACCGAAAGTTAAAAAACAACCTGACGAAACATATGTGAGAATAGTGTAA
- a CDS encoding undecaprenyl-diphosphate phosphatase has translation MDFINILKAIILGLVEGLTEFAPVSSTGHMIIVDDMWLHSKEFLGTPTANTFKVVIQLGSILAVVIIFRDRFFEMLGLGRRKKENVSGEGHLKLTHVIIGLIPAGVLGVLFENYIDEYLFSTKTVLIGLVIGAIFMIMADIFGGKSPKVNTVDKITYKQALSIGLIQCFSLWPGFSRSGSTISGGVLLGLSHRAAADFSFIMAVPIMAGASFLSLLKNWQYITLDALPFFIAGFISAFVFALISIRFFLKMINKIKLVPFAIYRIVLALVIYLVFF, from the coding sequence ATAGATTTCATTAATATTCTTAAAGCAATTATTCTTGGGCTTGTCGAAGGCTTAACAGAATTTGCGCCTGTCTCTTCTACAGGACATATGATTATAGTGGATGATATGTGGCTTCATTCAAAGGAGTTTTTGGGAACACCGACAGCGAATACGTTTAAAGTGGTTATTCAGTTAGGATCTATCCTAGCAGTGGTTATCATCTTTAGGGATCGATTCTTTGAGATGTTAGGTCTGGGTCGTAGAAAAAAGGAGAATGTCTCTGGGGAAGGCCATTTAAAGCTTACTCATGTTATTATTGGTTTGATACCTGCAGGTGTTCTCGGCGTTTTATTTGAGAATTATATTGATGAATACTTATTTTCCACTAAAACGGTATTAATCGGGTTAGTCATCGGCGCCATTTTCATGATCATGGCAGACATTTTTGGCGGAAAGAGCCCAAAGGTTAACACGGTTGACAAAATCACTTATAAGCAAGCTCTCTCGATTGGTCTTATTCAATGCTTCTCTTTATGGCCAGGCTTTTCCCGTTCAGGATCAACCATCTCTGGTGGTGTATTATTAGGATTAAGCCATCGAGCAGCAGCTGATTTCTCATTTATTATGGCTGTTCCGATTATGGCTGGAGCTAGCTTCCTTTCACTTTTGAAAAATTGGCAATATATCACACTAGATGCACTGCCATTTTTCATTGCTGGTTTTATAAGTGCATTTGTATTTGCCCTTATTTCGATCCGTTTCTTCTTAAAAATGATCAATAAAATCAAACTTGTTCCATTTGCAATTTATCGAATTGTTTTAGCACTAGTCATTTATCTTGTATTCTTCTAA